The Trichomycterus rosablanca isolate fTriRos1 chromosome 22, fTriRos1.hap1, whole genome shotgun sequence genome has a window encoding:
- the casc3 gene encoding protein CASC3 yields the protein MADRRRRRRRASQDSEDDDESVSGSDSVRSGSSGGKNRPRAPEPVESPAIRPTAKSDPESECESEDGVGEAVLSDYDSAEPENGSHSEGGEDDEVEVPEHFADEDSARPAAEQKAAADGPAKEIGEENEEVEVEVEEVEEEDERAIIDVKAEQKGNLAGERQSGDGQESTVDPENKSAGKAGQKLDDDEDRKNPAYIPRRGLFFEHDVRGQAQDEERPKGRHRKLWKDEGRWEHDKFREDEQAPKSREELIALYGYDIRNGVGNRDSRPFKLRKPRYTGPLNQEGKRQYRDNEKPARSSWQGAAPNIRSAPPAAEPLQSNATSAPRPQNRPPSRTFQNSRRPEIRTHGKVTPRPQAPENERAPRLRARGPHGPSQHTRRSPQDDEEEEEGEIPAVTTTYTAHHYKTEREMTSTLQQREESGTTEEQQMGTPSTVMDASPPPEKPVEKKSYSLARRSRARPSDLSKQASLEEAALPSQGMPATAKSESWQAHGDTGTESGLSRLDQGLARLSLAGQNWTQSPPSYLRPEMRGIPSSIHMGGAGPPQYSNMEDMGVGAGRAKRYSSQRQRPVPEPAPMHIGLMEGHYYEPMSFQGPIYTHGDNSAAMPPQGLLVQPEMHLTHPTHPGLHPHQSGGPLPNPALYAAPPVSISPGQPPPQQLLPPPFYPPPGVMTFSNTNYPYPAGATLPHMYPNPQAQSQVYGGVTYFDTVQQQAQPKPSPPRRTSQPVTVKPPPPEDQNRKQSEEVRS from the exons CCGTACTCTCTGATTATGACAGCGCCGAGCCGGAGAACGGCTCGCATTCGGAG ggaGGAGAGGATGATGAGGTCGAGGTGCCCGAACACTTCGCTGATGAAGATTCTGCACGCCCAGCAGCAGAGCAAAAAGCAGCAGCAGATGGTCCTGCAAAAGAAATAGGAGAGGAGAATGAGGAGGTGGAGGTGGAGGttgaggaggtggaggaggaggacgaaAGAGCAATAATAGATGTGAAGGCAGAGCAGAAAGGCAACCTAGCAGGAGAGCGGCAGAGTGGAGATGGCCAG GAAAGCACGGTCGATCCCGAGAATAAGTCAGCTGGTAAAGCCGGCCAGAAGCTGGACGATGATGAGGACAGAAAGAATCCGGCCTACATTCCTCGCAGGGGTCTGTTCTTTGAACATGATGTGAGAGGTCAGGCCCAGGATGAGGAGAG ACCTAAGGGCAGGCATAGGAAGCTGTGGAAGGACGAGGGTCGTTGGGAGCATGATAAGTTCCGGGAGGATGAGCAGGCACCTAAATCTCGTGAGGAGCTCATTGCTCTGTACGGTTATGATATTCGCAACGGCGTCGGAAACAGAGATTCCAGACCGTTCAAGCTGCGGAAACCCAG ATACACTGGTCCATTAAACCAAGAGGGCAAGAGACAGTACAGAGACAATGAGAAACCAGCTCGCTCCTCTTGGCAGGGTGCAGCTCCCAATATCCGGAGCGCCCCACCTGCTGCCGAGCCCCTGCAGTCAAATGCAACAAGTGCCCCCCGCCCCCAAAACAGACCCCCTTCTCGCACCTTCCAGAACAGCCGCCGACCAGAAATCAGGACTCACGGTAAAGTTACTCCCCGACCCCAAGCTCCAGAAAACGAGAGGGCGCCCAGGCTTAGAGCCCGAGGCCCTCACGGACCCTCTCAGCATACTCGACGCAGCCCACAAGAcgatgaagaagaagaagagggtgAGATTCCTGCCGTCACCACCACCTACACGGCTCACCACTACAAGACTGAGCGAGAGATGACGAGCACGTTGCAGCAAAGGGAGGAATCCGGAACCACGGAGGAGCAGCAGATGGGTACACCCAGCACAGTCATGGATGCATCGCCGCCTCCGGAGAAGCCAGTGGAGAAAAAGTCGTATTCCCTGGCGCGCAGGAGCCGCGCCAGGCCCTCGGACCTCAGCAAGCAGGCCTCGCTAGAGGAGGCGGCGCTACCCTCACAGGGTATGCCTGCCACTGCCAAGAGTGAATCGTGGCAGGCTCATGGCGACACGGGTACGGAGAGCGGCCTCTCAAGGCTTGATCAAGGTTTGGCTCGACTAAGCCTGGCTGGGCAAAACTGGACCCAGAGTCCACCCTCGTATCTGCGGCCTGAGATGAGGG GCATCCCTAGCTCAATACATATGGGAGGTGCAGGCCCTCCTCAATATAGCAACATGGAAGACATG GGTGTTGGAGCCGGTCGGGCTAAGCGCTATTCCTCCCAGAGGCAGAGGCCGGTTCCTGAACCAGCACCAATGCATATAGGGCTGATGGAGGGCCATTATTACGAACCCA TGTCGTTCCAGGGACCAATTTACACACACGGCGACAATTCTGCTGCCATGCCACCACAGGGCCTACTGGTACAACCAGAGATGCACCTTACCCACCCGACACACCCCG GCTTGCACCCCCACCAGTCAGGAGGCCCCTTACCTAACCCTGCGCTTTACGCTGCTCCGCCTGTCTCAATCTCACCAGGCCAGCCACCCCCACAGCAACTGCTACCTCCCCCTTTCTACCCCCCACCAGGTGTCATGACATTCAGCAACACCAACTATCCCTACCCTGCTGGAGCTACACTACCCCACATGTACCCTaacccacag GCTCAGTCACAGGTGTATGGTGGAGTGACGTATTTTGACACGGTACAACAACAGGCTCAGCCGAAACCCTCACCACCGCGGCGCACCTCGCAGCCGGTCACAGTAAAACCCCCTCCTCCAGAG GACCAGAATAGGAAGCAGAGTGAGGAGGTGCGTTCCTAG